One Pomacea canaliculata isolate SZHN2017 linkage group LG1, ASM307304v1, whole genome shotgun sequence genomic window, TTAAAATAATGGGatcacaaaaatgtgtttaaatgatttatttgatgataaacattaagtaaaacacacagagagagagggagcaggAAACTGGGCAACCAAAGTAAAACCGCTTCTAAGCATTCATGGCTGACTGGCAGCTACACTCACTCGCCACCAGGTCCGCTGGTCAAATATattctaatttattttaaacttataaAAATGTCTATAAAGAAGAAGTTTTATGTAATGTTTCGTCTTGTAAAAGCCATGATTTGCTTGCATGTTTAAAACTCGCTGCAGAGTTCGTGACAGCAAAAAGCGGTGAAGAGTCATTCACTCACTCCAGGCTGTCAGACACGCACTCACagacactcactcacactcacacgcacgtaGTTATGACTGAGGGTAGGAAACGAGCGAGTAGTGCAGTCCCCTAGCACCGCAAGCTCGGATACTGGAGAGTTGTGTCCACATGTCGCTGATTGCTCATGTTATGTAGGTATGTCAGTATGCACAATCCCATCAGCTCAGTCCCTCCAATACTGGCAGATAACTGCAAGAACATTCATACCACTTCCCCGCCCTTCAAGGTACAGTGTACTTTTTACCACCTGAGTAACCCTGGGAACATGTACTCCAGGATGAGGACAGTACGATGGATTCTCGTCTGTAAGTAGTCGCCTCGCCATCAATACTTGCATAAAATACAGGAAAGATATTTCTGAAGATTCCACctattattttctgtcttgtatctacttttgtctttctttcactttttgatGTGTGATTTGAGCTGTCTTATCTCAAAGAAATGCCGTATTTCTTTGGCATTCAAGTCTTCTTTACAGAGTGCAATATCATTTGTACTTTCATGCCTATTTTTCAATTAACTTTTTCTGCAATCATTAACTTTTGTATTCttaagcattattatttttaacagaagCTCGGGAATGTTTTGTGCAAccgtattttaatattttgtacaaGAAGACAGAATTGTGTATTAGAACGTGTAGTGTGTGTTGTCTCTTGACCATCAGCTCTCTAACCTGCGTGGTACTGCTTACTACCAACCTTGCAACAGCAGCTTCATTCGCCATCCTCTAACAATACAAACTACCAAgattcttatttcttctttagttctatctaaATTATATTAGTGCAACtgtcttcttgctggctgtccacagcaCCAAATTCAGGTCAAAGAGCTTTACAAAGACattaagaaagtaaataaagaaaaacacagacattAACAATAAACATTGATCTCAAAAACAAGATTATTGCGTGTCCACATAGTGTGGCCATTCATGTTAAATATCGCCATCAGTACATATGTGGTCTGTGTCCTTGCCATGGCATAGAATCTTCAGTAAGTCAACAAAGGTCTGCTTTTAAAAGTATCTGAGAGTTAGTACGATGTTAATTATGGAAGCTCGACTGTTATTCTTTGGTGGAGCggcttaacttttgcagacagaaatttGCTCCATAATGACATCTCTGATTAGAGCATCACACTAACGGTCACAAGCTAGTTTTAGAGAGATGCACAGTGTTAGTCTATCACACCTACGTTTACTGTGCACCAAGCTTGGTGGGACAGCTCACCATCAAAACTTTAGCAATTGTAGACAATGAATCAGTCTGAAGTTCACACTACTGATGCACAGATGTGAAATgaaagatggcgctgacgtggaagtagaaataaaatgatgtagGAAAGAAGAAATGGGGCTCAGGTAGATTAAATAAATCAAGAATtcaagtcctttttttttttttttttgtttttgggagTGGGAATAAGGGTTTGTTAATGACAAAcctctggtttttcttttcagtgGCTACCGCTTTCTGTGTGTTATTGACAGTCCATATATACAGAGGCAAGTGAAAAGATTTATTAGAAAAGTATAtcttgtttattaaaatattcgCATGTTAGTATGTACGTGTGTCTGCGCTTGCAAGCGTGCATGCGtacgcgcgtgcgcgtgtgtgtgagagagagaggaggggaggatagaataaaacgagaaaaaaaataccaatgaGAGAAAGGAATGGCAACAACTAATTGTAATGTTGGTGATATAAGCTGTGTTATCTCCACattgaaagtttttgtttccaAACAAGAAATGTAGCGGCTTGAAAGACACTTGATTCACCCCATCGCTTGGATTACAGAAAAGCCACAATGCACCAGAACTGTGTCCACACCACAAGGTATGGACAGCACCTACAGACGTCTGGTGGACCTGGACACGGTGCATGTCGCCATCTTTGCTGATGAGAAGTTGTTTCCTGGCGTTGTCACACTGACCAACAGCATCGTCTCCAACACTGCCTCGCCCGTCACCTTTCACTTTGTCACCTTTCCGTCAAACGCTACACGCCTCAGGTGAGATCGCCGATATAACAAAGCTTGCGATGTTATTAGCTTGAATTCATTACACATTACAGATTATTGAATAACATACACAAGTATTTGATGAGTTCTGTAGAAAGGATTATGGGAAATATGCTTTAGATGACAGAGCCTTGCCATATTGTGGTCAAAGAAACTCACGTGTTGAGTGAGTGGCTGTTACCATTTACGCTTAAAGTCGGAACTGTAGACTAATTACAATGTTAATAATCattgtatttattaatttattctttgtgattTGTAATTACAATAAGGGaccttttaacattttttttattcccatgatctgtgttttatatatttcaatatgtatatatgcacgCATCACACATtctggaatatatatatatactctttgtgaatgtgcgtgtgtgtgtacgcgctcTATAAATATAAGAAGACATTGTCTGCGGGAGACAGGTGTAGGTTGTCTTTGATACACAGACAAATGTCCGGACAAGTGCTTTGAGGGAATCTGGGGCGCTCGAGTGAGTTCTTGAAGTACTGAGGAGAGATATAAATTGTCTGCAGACTGACAGATCTCATGGACATGACGACTAAGTAAACAGTAGAGAGATGAAACATAACGAATGTCAGATGTTGCTTGGGGAAGATCGACAATACTCATGACTGTGGTGGTTTGCCTTTCAAGACTTGTACTTGACCGAAATATATTCTGGAATACTCATTTATCAgacaaattgtgtgtgtgtgtgtgtcaacagTCTGAACGTTGCTATCAATACGATATAAACATATTGTTCACATAACTACTGTCTGCGAGTTTTGTAATCGTTTGTTACCTAGGTTGTGGATCACCGGAAGCAAGCTcagaaacattacttttgaaATCGTCGAGCTTCCCATCAACGCTCTGGAGGGTAAATACCGCTCTCGCAGCCCTCGCAAGGAGCTGAGCAGTCCTGTAAGTGTGTATGTTAGGACAAGctgtcacacatacacccacactaCAAATATTCCTTCTCAGAAGAGCTTGGTTGCGATTATATGCAAACCTGatatgaaatgaaattttgggTCAAGTTAGCGAATAAAACAATTTGTGTCTTgacgggaatgggtacctgactccaatAATAGGGTAtgagacaagggagagaagatgtCCCAGCTGTCACGTAAAGCTGACCCCGACAAAGGTCATAGGCCGACGTTTACCTTTTTCTGGCCACGCTTGACGTGTAGAGAGACATGACAACACTCGACTTTCAGCGAACTATTTTGTCAGTGGAGACCACCCCGCTCTCGTTGACTACAGAAGAGGCCACCCACTTGAACTAACGCTGACACgggaaaatatgttttttggCATGGCAACCGCTCTAACTCCCACAAAACAATGGTACGAAGATACATGAGTTACAGCAAAGGTGAGCTGAACGACCTGACTCAGGAGTAGAGATGTCGCCGCTCGTGACGAGGTTTACTGGGCCGGCGGACTCGACCGTTTGCCGAATCGACCTATCATCGTTCATACGATAATTCGGCGCCAAGAAATGAGTGTTGAGTGTTGATTTATGTCTTCTTTGTCGTTGTTACGCACGTCGCACACGTCGACTTTGTTGTAGATCATTTTCGggtgtgtgtgggaagagtgGGAGGGAGACTTTGGAGAAGTAATTTTTTACTGcaacatataatttatttaactGTAGTTTCCATTTCTATGTAGCTCAGTATTCCCGAGTCTTGGTAAGTCTCGCACCGTTGCACTACAAACGGCAAAGTGGTCCATGCTTCACACGTCGACTTAAGATATGCTGTAATGTGTCAAGCTATTAgtaaacataattatgtttattttgttgcagctTAATTTTGCTCGGTTTTACCTGCAAAGTCTTTTTCCCACTGTCGGAAAAATCATCTACATCGACTCCGACTGCCTGGTGCTAGGTGAGGTTGCcctaaacattcttttttctctctttcctctctcttatCGTCATCGCTTGATgccaaagaaaaacacttttgagTTTGAGGGAACTCATTGCTGTTGTTACCAGTTTCTGTGGCTCATCTATTttgccacaaaaaaattaaattcttgcCTCACCACATTCATTGTCGCACTATGACAGGTGTGGTTCTTGTCTAATTGTCATCAACCCGGTTAACATTCACAACAATCACGACAAACTCATTCCTTGTTCTCATTTTCCatcaaaagtcagaaaaaaaataaatagactAAGCTCGATAAAAATACTCAGTGGAAACACGATTATCATGACAGGAAACTAGTTTACTCCAaggaatttttaattatttgtgggAAAGACAGCACTATTGTAGTTAAAGAGCCAGCAATGTAGACAGACAACACTATTTCaagaaaagatttgtttcacGTGGTCTCATTTTGGGGTCTTCTTACACAAATCTGAAAAGATTAACTTCGCCAAAACTAACAGGCAAGACAAATCTGTCGCTAGTTCCCCGCCTCCTCCTGAAGCAAAGGATTTCCTTTGACGATGATTTCGAGATATTTATACATCAGGTAATTGGATTTAATATCGAGATAACCTATTTTTGAGGTGATCGTTTTCTAAGTTACAGTAAAATGTCTGGTGACTTAAGACCCAATTAGAAGACTTTCTAATGAGTTAGGATGTTGTCACAAAAGCTTCATTGCTGATGAAAATTACAGGAAAGTCGATCACTCAAggtgtttatacatttttgtctatCGTGCAGCCTACCTAATGTataactcttctttttttctgggggAACTCGCATAAAAAATCTAGGGAATATCAAAGAACTGTACAACATCCAACTGAGCAGTGACCATCCGGTGTCTCTTTTGCGTATATGCGACTTAAGAAGAGATAAGGTAAGTGATGTACAGAAGgtacttgacttccttctgctGTTGTCTGTGTACAATGAATGTTCTCTTATATTTACTGCTAAAGTATTTAGCTAGGTTTGTGATTCATACATGGGTGGTTACACTTTTTCTTGAATGTTTCATTGTCATCCCGAGTGGTGGATAGTCTGGGTAAGGCGTCTGAAAAATGGTCATGACCATTCAAACATCCTTAGAATTCACAACAACTgaaatatataaagataaaattgAGAATAAACCATGTGTGCGAAcctcagttctttctctgctcactattttcactcactcactcagagAAAGAGATTAACATAGTAATGAAAGTGCTAGTAGTATCCTTTAAGAATATCAAACACTGGCTTGTATTTATGATCCTTTATTCTCTGCTTTTTTCAATCAGTTTTCGGATATCAAGAATCTGCTCAACTTCAGCAACCCTGATGTCATCAAAGCCTCCATTTCCTCAGACGCTGCATCCTCAACAATGGGTCTTTGTCGCTGATCTCATTGCTTGGGATCAACTGAACATCTCTCAACAGCTGGAGTACTGGATGACCTCAACACCAGGTACAGCATCCAGTGCTTGTAGTCGCCATGCTGTCGAGCCCACACCTACCTGTTCTTTATGCTTTTATGTTTTACGTTCGGAGTTAAGCTTTTCACCGACAGACTGATACTTTGATTAGGTTTTGATTAACCTTgaggttaaagaaaaatattagaaataaaattattgtagaaGTTGTGAGCTGTACTGTTCGTCCGCTTGCAGCCAGCGTTTCTTCGTCTTGTGATATTTCGATTAGATCATATTCCTTCGTTGACATAAGTTGACGAAGAAGTGAGCACTTAAAGAATTGTGTTACGGTGCATCAAATAGCCGATGTTCTCTGATGTTAAAACAGATCAGCCATCTTCCGCGCAGGCGATGTAGGGAGTGGTTCACAGGCTCCCATGAACATGGTCTTCCATAACAGAAACACCCCTCTTCCCCCTGAGTGGAACATGCGTAAGTAGCTGTATACATATTTCATATGCTTTTagtttcctcctcctcctcctcctcctcctcctctgcgTGAGTGCGCAAAAGAGTAGTGAGTGAGAGCACGTGCTCAAAGTTTGGTAGGTAGTTGTCTACAGAGATTATGATACTGTTTGTCATCTCTATGTTAACATCAGTGTCAGGAACCTACAAGAACAAGAAGTTAAACTTGACCGCTAAACTCATTCACTGGAACGGCCAGCGGAAGCCGTGGATGTCCTGCCAGTCTCCGCTGTGGAACCAGTACAGCGTCCCGGACCCCTGCGGTCGAGTCCAGTGGTGCGTCAAAGGTGTTTCCCATCGCCCAGGCTCCTCGTGACGACACCGACAGCTGCAGCGTGTCTACACCTTCGTGGGGAGGGGTGAAACAAACATTGAAAAACAGTGGGTCCTAGTGAACAAAACAGTAGGATACCAACAGGTTAATCCGTAGTGCCTTACAAAAAAGTACATAACCTTTAGCAAATGCAAAGTTCTAGTTATTACATGCTGGAGGACGACTGTCCAGAATCGGCAGAAAAACTCGCCAAGAACAGCGCgagtgagaagaaaaatgtgagaaaaggGGAGGAAAGGTAAAAGGGAGGGGGTTGCTGTCAGGTCCGGAAAAGAAGAGACCTTGGGAAGGCCCTGCGAGCAGCTGATGCGTGACGACAAGCGCCGCGGGTCATGGCTCTGgggctcgcgagacggatagggtCACACAAGGACGAGGTGAAAGGTCGCTTGATTGCCCCCCtccgcgcgcgcacacccaaCGACAGGCCAGCAAAGCACGGGAAGCACAACACGAACAGCAAAACAATCGCCGGACACGCGACAATTATAATAactcagatgaaaaaaaagtcaagcaaGAAATTATTTGAGAACAAGAGAtttctgaaattaaaattaagtgGCAGGGAATTCCATATTACTGAGAATTGACATGGTGAGAACAATTAAGGCACATGCTTCTGGATTTTCTTTAGATTGTTCAACTTTATCATCAgccaaattatttaaaattgcggtaatctaaacattaaaaaatgagtGACTCTGCATTTCAAGTCCTGTCAAGATgaacaaaattatcaataaattatttttaaagttgacGAAGCGTTATTATGCTCGACGTGGTAATCCACTCCATTGTGTCAACATTTATCACCttaatcattttcttgtgtaaAATACACTTAATCTAGAACACCTGAAGAGCAAAGTCCTATCACATACATATCTCAACCAGACAATGACCTTGCCAACGTGCTACCGAATGGAGTTTGACATAGCAACATACAAAGATTTAAACacgtttttaaagaaaatgcattcttctctttattccatttttctgtgaaaaataatacaacattATGAACTGCACTCGCACTCTAGCGTACCGTGCTTAATCTACCATGTACAGTGTTATGAATGTATTATGGCGAGgcgacaatgaaaaaaaaagaaacgaccATAAAATATGTTACTGACTAAATATTCTGcaatcatttatttctataaaGAAGAATACATCAAAGGTCGACAACCCAAATAAAAATCGCGACCAACGATTGAGGGACTCCCTCAGAGAGATAGTTACAAGCatctccaatttttttcttgaaaaaatgcATTGTTTACCTCCTTGAACGCGACAGTAAACTTGATATTTGACAGCAATAAACAACCCGTAGCCTGTCTGTAGCCAATGGAGCAGCTCT contains:
- the LOC112570731 gene encoding glycosyltransferase 8 domain-containing protein 2-like, which codes for MLCRYVSMHNPISSVPPILADNCKNIHTTSPPFKVQCTFYHLSNPGNMYSRMRTVRWILVLATAFCVLLTVHIYREKPQCTRTVSTPQGMDSTYRRLVDLDTVHVAIFADEKLFPGVVTLTNSIVSNTASPVTFHFVTFPSNATRLRLWITGSKLRNITFEIVELPINALEGKYRSRSPRKELSSPLNFARFYLQSLFPTVGKIIYIDSDCLVLGNIKELYNIQLSSDHPVSLLRICDLRRDKFSDIKNLLNFSNPDVIKASISSDAASSTMGLCR